A section of the Naumovozyma dairenensis CBS 421 chromosome 5, complete genome genome encodes:
- the FMP30 gene encoding N-acetylphosphatidylethanolamine-hydrolyzing phospholipase D (similar to Saccharomyces cerevisiae YPL103C; ancestral locus Anc_8.582), with protein MRLCSVGMRRIIPSYKGSRILRECSSKGFTRFYSYNFQGTIKKTKIPPKQKRRYILGTFLTFLFPYTGYALYVTISTAKEIEERYRDSQLVEAYDKENKEKGNFKSTLIKYSPLQVLGRYENPFVEYRIQTIYEFFFNRFVEIFEVNRGGLPPTKEQMDQLMPIHKPDWCKRQVDPPPSRVSPKKLIKHKIVDDPLSFETSPSAEESNVNIPIYNTWLGQSCNFTTYNGLKILTDPIFSDFLIHEKLGPKRITFRPCEISDVPTPDIILVSHNHPDHLDPKSLEYWKDANTLWIIPKGMKPFMDKHKVQNVIEISWWQSVQLTKNNENYFISSTPAMHWSGRSILDTNQSLWCSFLLSHKGKPILFHAGDTGYVKDLYQRIKNRFGGGCKLALLPCGQYCPEWHQKPRHINSKEVIDIMQDLEIKNVLGVHWGTFLLSGEYFLEPKQKLEMLAEWKGIKDHCFCPELGKTIKFE; from the coding sequence ATGAGACTATGCTCGGTGGGTATGAGAAGAATAATACCGTCTTATAAAGGGTCGAGAATACTCAGAGAATGTTCCAGTAAAGGATTCACTCGTTTTTATTCATATAATTTCCAAGGCACAATAAAGAAGACGAAGATTCCTCCTAAGCAAAAGAGACGCTACATATTAGGAACATTTTTGACATTCTTATTTCCATATACTGGTTATGCATTATACGTTACCATATCTACAGCGaaggaaattgaagaacGATATAGAGATAGTCAATTGGTGGAAGCATATGATAAAGAGAATAAAGAGAAAGGGAACTTTAAAAGTAcattgataaaatattcCCCACTACAAGTTCTGGGGAGATATGAAAATCCCTTTGTCGAATATCGAATACAAACAatttatgaatttttcttcaataggttcgttgaaatatttgagGTTAATAGAGGTGGGTTACCTCCAACGAAGGAACAAATGGATCAATTGATGCCTATTCATAAACCTGATTGGTGTAAACGACAAGTTGACCCACCACCATCTCGTGTGTCTCCGAAGAAACTTATAAAACATAAGATAGTTGATGACccattatcatttgaaacTTCTCCATCTGCAGAGGAATCAAATGTGAATATTCCGATATATAACACATGGTTAGGGCAATCGTGTAATTTTACAACCTATAATGGATTGAAGATCCTAACTGATCCTATCTTTAGTGACTTCCTTATCCATGAAAAGCTTGGACCCAAGAGAATCACATTTAGACCTTGTGAAATATCGGATGTACCTACCCCAGACATCATCCTAGTATCGCATAATCATCCTGATCATTTAGATCCAAAAAGTTTGGAATACTGGAAAGATGCTAACACGTTATGGATCATACCAAAAGGAATGAAACCATTCATGGATAAACATAAAGTTCAAAATGTTATCGAAATATCGTGGTGGCAATCAGTACAACTCACAAAAAATAACGAAAACTACTTTATCTCTAGTACACCAGCAATGCATTGGTCAGGAAGGTCTATATTAGACACTAATCAATCATTATGGTGTTCCTTCTTGCTGAGTCACAAGGGTAAGCCTATTCTGTTCCATGCAGGCGATACTGGTTATGTTAAGGATTTATATCAACGGATAAAAAATAGATTTGGTGGTGGTTGTAAGTTGGCGCTACTTCCTTGTGGTCAGTATTGTCCTGAATGGCATCAGAAACCTAGGCATATAAACTCGAAGGAAGTCATTGATATTATGCAGGATTTAGAGATTAAGAATGTTTTGGGTGTTCATTGGGGTACATTCTTGTTGAGTGGGGAATATTTCTTAGAACCTAAACAGAAACTGGAAATGTTGGCCGAATGGAAAGGTATAAAAGATCATTGCTTTTGCCCAGAACTGGGTAAAACtatcaaatttgaataa